A window of the Mesorhizobium opportunistum WSM2075 genome harbors these coding sequences:
- a CDS encoding zinc-dependent alcohol dehydrogenase family protein codes for MKAIELSQARLDAFHATTVATPEPQRGEVLIRQRAASLNFVDVAVASGNYPGPTFPLIPVADGAGEIVALGEGVTTFSTGDRVIAHAKPHWIGGPPRPYEMRQMRGISLPGSLSEYVALPANALVPVPAHLSFEAASTLPIAGTTAWNAIRAANVGPGSVVVLLGTGGVSIFTLQLAKAFGATVIITSSSDEKLERAKALGADHLINYRATSDWDDKVLELTGGLGADLVVETGGAATFARAVNATAPGGTLFTIGFLTGAEVTVNLLPIIIKALKVVGNNTGSVSDLRDAARAIGAAGIEPVVDKVFSPDEAAEAYTHMAAGGLHFGKLVFGLEW; via the coding sequence ATGAAAGCCATCGAACTCAGCCAGGCCAGGCTGGACGCCTTCCACGCCACGACCGTCGCCACCCCCGAACCGCAGCGCGGCGAGGTGCTGATCCGCCAGCGCGCGGCGAGCCTCAACTTCGTCGATGTCGCGGTGGCGAGCGGCAATTATCCCGGACCGACCTTTCCGCTCATCCCGGTCGCCGACGGCGCCGGCGAGATCGTCGCGCTGGGCGAGGGCGTCACGACATTCAGCACGGGCGATCGCGTGATCGCGCATGCCAAGCCGCACTGGATCGGCGGTCCGCCGCGGCCTTACGAGATGAGGCAGATGCGAGGCATCTCGCTGCCGGGGTCGCTGTCCGAATATGTCGCGCTGCCGGCCAATGCGCTGGTGCCGGTTCCGGCGCACCTCTCCTTCGAGGCGGCATCGACACTGCCGATCGCCGGCACCACCGCCTGGAACGCGATCCGCGCCGCCAATGTCGGGCCGGGCTCGGTCGTCGTGCTGCTTGGTACCGGCGGCGTCTCGATCTTCACGTTGCAACTGGCGAAAGCCTTCGGCGCCACCGTCATCATCACCTCCTCGTCGGATGAGAAACTGGAGCGGGCGAAGGCACTCGGCGCCGATCATTTGATCAACTACCGAGCGACGTCAGACTGGGACGACAAGGTGCTGGAGCTGACCGGCGGCCTCGGCGCGGACCTCGTCGTCGAGACCGGCGGCGCCGCCACCTTTGCCCGTGCGGTCAACGCCACCGCGCCCGGCGGCACGCTGTTCACCATCGGTTTTCTCACGGGCGCCGAGGTCACGGTCAATCTGCTGCCGATCATCATCAAGGCGCTGAAGGTGGTCGGCAACAACACCGGATCGGTGTCCGACCTCCGTGACGCAGCCCGCGCCATCGGTGCAGCCGGAATCGAGCCAGTCGTCGACAAGGTGTTTTCACCTGACGAAGCAGCCGAAGCCTACACCCACATGGCCGCCGGCGGCCTGCATTTCGGGAAATTGGTGTTCGGGTTGGAGTGGTGA
- a CDS encoding xanthine dehydrogenase family protein molybdopterin-binding subunit — translation MTVHDIRHGDASDGTLAQAVGGRLSRVDGPAKITGAAKYAVEQQLEGLAYAALVESTIASGKVRSIETAEAEAAPGVLKVLTPDTIISLRTASDWFGTPPPDKPYCPLARDITFSGQHVAAVVAETFEQAVAAAALVKVSYDETPSIVDLSDGRAGDGIPIDAMTKEWGDAPAAFASAPVRICAAYNTPREYQAPMEPHGLIARWEGDHLTVWEPSQWLDGMARTYAEWFGVPFQNVRLVSPYVGGGFGSKALALGHGAIAASAAKMLGRPVRLVMTRPQTFTGYGGRAATRQTVTIGAGHDGVIQSIVHRGVNETSIDGMWVEPLGSVTSIMYATPNFSSKQNVVRVNSVVPGAMRAPGENPGAFGIESAIDELAYEVGIDPLEIRLRNYAEQDPHVKKAWSTRQLREAFAAGAERFGWARRTPQPRSMRDGNQLIGWGVAAGTYPVRRAYGEALVRILANGSVEVESSSIDMGQGTYTILAQTAAETVGVPADDVVVKLGDSRFPRAGVTGGSRLAGVMTGAVYKAATSALDQLVGLAISDPRSPFHALQANTLVVSNGRIGSARGDGPDVSIAELLKSVGRDHIEATGDTMPANSSAEDRYKNYTTIAMALPHTEGDYSRYSWCAHFIEVRVDEDFGTVRVSRVVSALDSGRLYNPKLAESQWKGGIIMGIGQALLEEGIVDRRHGRIVNDNLADYLVPTNADIPDIEVISVGIPDLHSSALGGKGVGEVAIVGVAPAIANAVFHATGKRIRDLPITLEKLI, via the coding sequence ATGACCGTTCACGACATCAGACATGGTGACGCCTCGGACGGAACGCTGGCGCAAGCCGTTGGCGGCCGGCTGTCGCGTGTCGACGGCCCGGCCAAGATCACCGGTGCGGCCAAATACGCCGTCGAGCAGCAGCTCGAAGGCCTCGCATATGCCGCGCTGGTCGAAAGCACGATTGCTTCCGGCAAGGTGCGTTCGATCGAGACAGCGGAGGCCGAGGCAGCGCCGGGCGTGCTCAAGGTGCTGACGCCGGACACCATTATCAGCCTCAGGACCGCGTCCGACTGGTTCGGCACGCCGCCGCCCGACAAGCCCTATTGCCCGCTGGCGCGCGACATCACCTTTTCGGGCCAGCATGTCGCCGCCGTGGTGGCTGAAACCTTCGAGCAGGCGGTTGCGGCAGCGGCCCTGGTCAAGGTCAGCTATGACGAGACGCCTTCCATTGTCGACCTCAGCGACGGCAGGGCCGGGGACGGCATTCCGATCGATGCCATGACCAAGGAATGGGGCGATGCGCCTGCCGCCTTCGCCTCGGCGCCGGTGCGGATCTGCGCCGCCTACAACACGCCGCGCGAATATCAGGCGCCGATGGAACCGCACGGCCTGATCGCGCGCTGGGAGGGCGATCATCTCACCGTGTGGGAGCCGAGCCAGTGGCTGGACGGCATGGCCCGCACCTATGCCGAATGGTTCGGCGTGCCGTTCCAGAATGTGCGGCTGGTCTCGCCCTATGTTGGCGGCGGCTTCGGTTCGAAGGCGCTGGCGCTCGGCCACGGCGCGATTGCCGCGAGTGCCGCCAAGATGCTCGGCCGGCCGGTGCGGCTGGTGATGACCCGGCCGCAGACCTTCACCGGCTATGGCGGCCGCGCCGCGACGCGACAGACGGTGACGATAGGCGCCGGCCATGACGGCGTCATCCAGTCCATCGTGCATCGCGGCGTCAACGAAACATCGATCGACGGCATGTGGGTCGAGCCGCTGGGTTCGGTCACCTCGATCATGTACGCGACGCCGAATTTCTCTTCGAAGCAGAATGTCGTGCGGGTCAACAGCGTGGTGCCGGGCGCCATGCGCGCGCCGGGCGAGAACCCCGGCGCCTTCGGCATAGAAAGCGCCATCGATGAACTCGCCTACGAGGTCGGCATCGACCCGCTGGAGATCCGGCTGCGCAACTACGCCGAACAGGATCCACACGTCAAAAAAGCCTGGTCGACAAGGCAGTTGCGCGAGGCTTTTGCCGCAGGCGCGGAGCGCTTCGGCTGGGCAAGGCGCACGCCGCAGCCGCGCTCGATGCGCGACGGCAACCAGCTGATCGGCTGGGGCGTGGCCGCCGGCACCTATCCGGTACGGCGCGCCTACGGCGAGGCGCTCGTGCGCATTCTGGCCAACGGTTCGGTCGAGGTCGAAAGCTCCTCGATCGATATGGGTCAGGGCACCTACACAATCCTGGCGCAGACCGCCGCAGAGACGGTTGGCGTGCCGGCCGACGACGTGGTGGTGAAGCTCGGCGATTCCCGCTTCCCCCGGGCCGGCGTCACCGGCGGCTCGCGGCTGGCCGGCGTCATGACGGGTGCGGTCTACAAGGCTGCGACCTCGGCACTCGATCAATTGGTGGGTCTGGCGATCAGCGACCCGCGATCGCCCTTCCATGCGCTGCAGGCCAACACGCTGGTGGTGAGCAACGGCCGCATCGGCTCGGCGCGCGGCGATGGCCCCGATGTCTCGATCGCCGAATTGCTCAAGAGCGTTGGTCGCGACCATATCGAGGCGACCGGCGACACCATGCCGGCCAATTCGAGCGCCGAGGATCGCTACAAGAACTACACCACCATCGCCATGGCGCTGCCGCACACCGAAGGCGACTATTCCCGTTACTCCTGGTGCGCGCATTTCATCGAGGTGCGCGTTGACGAGGATTTCGGCACGGTGCGCGTCTCGCGTGTGGTGTCGGCGCTGGATTCGGGCCGGCTCTACAATCCGAAACTGGCCGAAAGCCAGTGGAAGGGCGGCATCATCATGGGGATTGGCCAGGCGCTGCTGGAGGAAGGCATCGTCGACCGCCGCCACGGCCGCATCGTCAACGACAACCTCGCCGATTACCTCGTGCCGACTAACGCCGACATTCCCGATATCGAGGTGATCTCGGTCGGCATCCCCGATCTGCATTCCTCGGCCCTTGGCGGCAAGGGCGTCGGCGAAGTGGCCATCGTCGGCGTCGCGCCGGCTATAGCAAATGCGGTGTTCCATGCGACGGGGAAACGGATCAGGGATTTGCCGATCACGCTGGAGAAGCTGATTTAG
- a CDS encoding FAD binding domain-containing protein: MRDFSYLRAASADAARQAAALPGAMLLAGGTTVIDLAKCGVAEPHMLVDITHLKGLDRIEVDERGATIGALARMGHVADHAGIKSRFPAISEALWQAASAQIRNMATIGGNLMQRTRCPYFRDPANFPACNKRQPGSGCSAIGGVTRGHAVLGTSDACIAMYPGDLAVALVAFDATVHLGDRRIPVDEFFLLPGSTPDREHAIEPGEMITAIEIPGFAAARRSTYLKIRDRQSYEFAAASAAVGIEFEADGRTIRDLRVALGGVATKPWRARAVEDVLKGKALEPDAVRAASRLAVDGAVDHGANHYKIELAPRVVARAILKLGETA, from the coding sequence ATGAGGGACTTTTCCTATCTCCGCGCCGCTTCGGCTGACGCCGCACGCCAGGCGGCCGCCCTGCCCGGCGCCATGCTGCTGGCTGGCGGCACCACGGTGATCGACCTCGCCAAATGCGGCGTTGCCGAGCCGCACATGCTGGTCGACATCACCCATCTCAAGGGACTGGACCGGATCGAAGTCGACGAGCGCGGCGCCACCATCGGGGCGCTGGCCCGCATGGGCCATGTCGCCGACCATGCCGGGATCAAAAGCCGCTTCCCGGCCATCTCCGAAGCGCTATGGCAGGCAGCCTCGGCGCAGATCCGCAACATGGCGACCATTGGCGGCAATCTGATGCAGCGCACGCGCTGCCCCTATTTCCGCGATCCCGCCAATTTTCCGGCCTGCAACAAGCGGCAACCCGGCAGCGGCTGTTCGGCGATCGGCGGCGTCACCAGGGGACACGCCGTGCTCGGCACCAGCGACGCCTGCATCGCCATGTACCCCGGCGATCTTGCCGTCGCGTTGGTCGCGTTCGACGCGACGGTCCATCTCGGCGATCGACGCATCCCCGTCGACGAGTTTTTCCTGCTGCCTGGCAGCACGCCGGATAGGGAACATGCGATCGAACCGGGCGAGATGATCACCGCCATCGAGATCCCCGGTTTCGCCGCCGCCCGCCGCTCGACCTACCTGAAGATCCGCGACCGGCAATCCTATGAATTCGCCGCCGCGAGCGCCGCTGTCGGCATCGAGTTCGAGGCGGATGGCCGTACCATCCGTGACCTGCGCGTCGCGCTCGGCGGTGTCGCGACCAAACCATGGCGGGCGCGGGCCGTCGAAGACGTATTGAAAGGCAAGGCGCTGGAGCCGGACGCCGTCCGCGCCGCCAGCCGGCTCGCCGTTGACGGCGCCGTCGACCATGGCGCCAACCACTACAAGATCGAGCTCGCGCCGCGTGTCGTCGCGCGCGCTATTCTCAAGTTGGGAGAGACGGCATGA
- a CDS encoding (2Fe-2S)-binding protein has translation MTKIPVHLDINGHRHELQLEPRVTLLDALRDRLGLTGTKKGCDHGQCGACTVHIDGERVLACLTLAAQAEGRTVTTIEGLAREGELHPVQAAFLEQDAFQCGYCTPGQIMSAVACIREGHAGSDEEIREYMAGNLCRCGAYPHIVAAVRQAALEAAS, from the coding sequence ATGACAAAAATCCCCGTCCATCTCGATATCAACGGCCATCGCCACGAGTTGCAGCTCGAACCGCGCGTGACGCTGCTCGACGCCTTGCGCGACCGCCTTGGCCTGACCGGCACCAAGAAAGGCTGCGACCACGGCCAGTGCGGCGCCTGCACCGTGCACATCGACGGAGAGCGCGTGCTGGCCTGCCTCACATTGGCAGCCCAGGCCGAGGGCCGCACCGTCACCACCATAGAGGGGCTTGCACGGGAGGGCGAACTGCATCCCGTGCAAGCTGCCTTCCTCGAACAGGATGCCTTCCAGTGCGGTTATTGCACGCCAGGCCAGATCATGTCGGCGGTGGCCTGCATCCGCGAAGGCCATGCCGGCTCGGATGAAGAGATCCGCGAATACATGGCCGGCAATCTCTGCCGCTGCGGCGCCTACCCGCACATTGTCGCCGCCGTGCGCCAGGCAGCCCTGGAGGCCGCGTCATGA
- a CDS encoding xanthine dehydrogenase family protein molybdopterin-binding subunit has translation MTLELNLNQQPAHTRHGSSIGQPLTRRDGFLKVTGTARYAADNHPPGMLYAVLAVSSIARGRVVALDIEAAKAHSGVVEVMTPRNRPALAIDPDAKDNPFMFRLDLLQNDQVRYPNQSIAVVIAETLEAATEGAALLSPRYEALPARVGLDGAESFVPRGVGVGGPAVQQKGDVDAGLKSATTRIEATYETPAQYHNAMEPHAIVAAWDGDRLSIDTPSQGLAMAQGRIAGLFGIAPQNIHIRSPFLGGGFGSKGMISGPQVLGILAARLVGRPVKLVLRREQMYGPVGHRAPTRQTLRMGMDGDGQLTAISHHARTTSSTFDDFFEPAADASHTLYASPAIATSHDAVRLDTGTPLFMRAPGEATGSIALESAIDEAAHACGMDPLEFRLKNYAEIEPMTGKPFSSKALRECYQQAAEAFGWASRPLHPRRMRDADGFLVGWGMGTATFPAIMFQAEARAVLRSDGSGLMETGAQDMGQGAWTAFAQIAADGLGLDIDRVEFKAGSSDLPNAGIAGGSGHTATAGMAIHNAGAAVIARLADLATGDQRSPLFGAGNEGLLARGGRLYRREDESRSESYAEILTRAGLSEIEGHGKGAADPASQEAYAKHAHGAVFAEVKIDPDFGQIRVTRLVGAFAAGRVINPRLVRSQYYGGMIWGVSFALHEEAVTDRRSGRIQNANLAEYHVPVNADVPSVEALLVHEHDPHVNALGIKGVGEIGITGTAGAVANAVWHATGVRARRFPIRLEDLL, from the coding sequence ATGACGCTTGAACTCAACCTCAACCAGCAACCCGCCCATACCCGGCACGGCTCCAGCATCGGCCAGCCGCTGACCCGCCGCGACGGATTTCTGAAAGTCACCGGCACCGCGCGCTATGCCGCCGACAACCATCCGCCCGGCATGCTCTATGCAGTGCTGGCCGTCAGCAGCATCGCGCGCGGCCGCGTCGTCGCGCTGGATATCGAGGCGGCCAAGGCGCATTCGGGCGTGGTCGAGGTGATGACGCCACGCAACCGCCCGGCCCTCGCCATCGATCCGGATGCCAAGGACAACCCCTTCATGTTCCGGCTCGATCTGCTGCAGAACGACCAGGTCCGCTATCCCAACCAGAGCATTGCCGTGGTGATCGCCGAAACCCTTGAAGCAGCGACCGAAGGAGCCGCGCTGCTGTCGCCGCGCTATGAAGCGCTGCCCGCGCGCGTCGGTCTCGACGGCGCTGAAAGCTTCGTACCCCGCGGTGTCGGCGTCGGCGGCCCGGCGGTGCAGCAGAAGGGCGATGTCGATGCCGGCCTCAAATCGGCAACGACGCGGATCGAGGCGACCTACGAGACACCGGCTCAATACCACAACGCCATGGAGCCGCACGCGATCGTGGCCGCCTGGGATGGCGACCGCCTGTCGATAGACACGCCGAGCCAGGGCCTTGCCATGGCGCAGGGCCGCATCGCCGGCCTGTTCGGCATCGCGCCGCAAAATATCCATATCCGCAGCCCTTTCCTTGGTGGCGGCTTCGGCTCCAAAGGCATGATTTCCGGGCCTCAGGTGCTCGGCATCCTGGCGGCACGCCTCGTCGGCCGTCCGGTCAAGCTGGTGCTGCGGCGCGAGCAGATGTACGGCCCCGTCGGCCATCGCGCCCCGACCCGCCAAACCTTGCGTATGGGCATGGACGGCGACGGCCAACTGACCGCGATCTCCCATCACGCCAGGACCACATCGAGCACGTTTGACGATTTCTTCGAACCGGCCGCCGACGCTTCGCATACACTCTATGCCAGTCCGGCCATCGCCACCTCGCACGATGCCGTGCGGCTCGACACCGGCACGCCGCTGTTCATGCGGGCTCCCGGCGAAGCCACCGGTTCGATCGCGCTGGAGAGCGCCATCGACGAGGCCGCGCATGCCTGCGGCATGGACCCGCTGGAATTCCGGCTCAAGAACTATGCCGAAATCGAGCCGATGACGGGCAAACCGTTCTCCTCCAAAGCGCTGCGCGAATGCTATCAACAGGCGGCCGAGGCGTTCGGCTGGGCGAGTCGCCCGCTTCATCCGCGCCGAATGCGCGACGCTGACGGTTTCCTTGTCGGCTGGGGTATGGGCACGGCCACGTTTCCCGCCATCATGTTCCAGGCCGAGGCCCGCGCCGTGCTGAGAAGCGACGGCAGCGGCCTGATGGAGACCGGCGCCCAGGACATGGGGCAAGGCGCATGGACCGCCTTTGCCCAGATCGCCGCCGACGGATTGGGGCTCGACATCGACCGGGTCGAGTTCAAGGCCGGCAGCTCCGATCTTCCCAACGCCGGCATTGCCGGCGGCTCCGGCCACACGGCGACAGCCGGAATGGCGATCCACAATGCGGGCGCCGCCGTCATTGCAAGGCTTGCCGATCTTGCCACCGGTGACCAGCGCTCGCCGCTGTTCGGCGCCGGTAATGAAGGTTTGCTGGCGCGCGGCGGACGGCTGTACCGGCGCGAGGACGAAAGCCGCAGCGAGAGCTATGCCGAAATCCTCACTCGCGCGGGCCTCTCCGAGATCGAAGGCCATGGCAAGGGTGCTGCGGATCCGGCGTCGCAGGAGGCCTATGCCAAACACGCACATGGCGCGGTGTTCGCCGAAGTCAAAATCGACCCCGATTTCGGCCAGATCCGCGTCACCCGGCTGGTCGGCGCATTCGCCGCCGGACGGGTCATCAACCCGCGGCTGGTGCGCAGCCAGTATTATGGCGGCATGATCTGGGGCGTTTCCTTCGCGCTGCATGAGGAAGCCGTTACCGACAGGCGCTCGGGCCGGATCCAGAATGCCAACCTCGCCGAATACCATGTGCCGGTGAATGCCGACGTGCCGTCGGTCGAGGCGCTGCTGGTCCACGAGCACGACCCCCATGTCAATGCGCTCGGCATCAAGGGCGTCGGCGAAATCGGCATCACCGGCACGGCCGGTGCCGTCGCCAATGCGGTCTGGCATGCAACCGGCGTGCGGGCCCGGCGCTTTCCGATCCGGCTGGAGGACCTGCTCTGA
- a CDS encoding FAD binding domain-containing protein — protein MRDFDYIRPATISDAIAAAAEPGSSYLAGGTNLLDLMKGGITSPERIVDITRLPELNRIERLDDGGLRIGALIRNADLAHDAAFASAYPAVAEALLSGASAQLRNAATVGGNLLQRTRCSYFYDTASACNKRDPGTGCGALGGENRLHAVLGWSDACIATHPSDFCVPLVALDAVVEIEGKAGRRHVTLEEFHRLPGETPQLENPLEPGDLVVAVRLPAEAASFRANARYLKVRERTSYAFAVVSAAAALVIDGGKIRGARLALGGVAAKPWRARSAEAALLGADADEASFVRAADAALADASPSGDNAFKIELARRIVVRALTSALAGTPERLPALPASPFSSIPGARHDA, from the coding sequence ATGAGAGACTTCGACTATATCAGGCCCGCCACCATTTCCGACGCCATCGCGGCGGCGGCCGAGCCAGGTTCGTCCTATCTCGCCGGCGGCACCAATCTGCTCGACCTGATGAAGGGCGGCATCACCAGCCCCGAGCGCATCGTCGACATCACCCGACTGCCGGAACTCAATCGCATCGAACGGCTGGACGATGGCGGCCTGCGCATCGGCGCGCTGATCCGCAATGCCGATCTGGCCCATGACGCGGCGTTCGCCAGCGCCTATCCCGCAGTGGCCGAAGCGCTGCTTTCGGGGGCCTCGGCGCAGCTTCGCAATGCCGCCACCGTCGGCGGCAATCTGCTGCAACGGACGCGCTGCAGCTATTTTTACGACACTGCCAGCGCCTGCAACAAGCGCGATCCCGGCACGGGCTGCGGCGCGTTGGGCGGTGAGAACCGCCTGCACGCCGTGCTTGGCTGGAGCGATGCCTGCATCGCCACGCATCCGTCGGACTTCTGCGTGCCGTTGGTGGCACTCGACGCCGTGGTCGAGATCGAGGGCAAGGCGGGCCGGCGCCACGTCACGCTGGAGGAATTCCACCGGCTTCCCGGCGAGACGCCGCAGTTGGAGAATCCGCTGGAGCCCGGCGATCTGGTCGTGGCGGTGCGGCTGCCGGCGGAGGCCGCCTCCTTCCGCGCCAATGCGCGCTACCTGAAAGTGCGTGAACGCACCTCCTATGCCTTCGCCGTCGTCTCGGCCGCCGCGGCGCTGGTCATCGACGGCGGCAAGATCCGCGGTGCAAGGCTGGCGCTGGGCGGTGTGGCGGCCAAGCCGTGGCGGGCGCGTTCGGCTGAAGCCGCCCTGCTCGGCGCCGATGCCGACGAGGCGAGCTTCGTTCGCGCCGCCGATGCCGCGTTGGCCGACGCCAGCCCGTCCGGCGACAATGCGTTCAAGATCGAACTTGCCCGGCGCATTGTCGTCAGGGCGCTGACGTCGGCACTGGCAGGAACGCCCGAACGGCTGCCGGCCCTGCCTGCCTCCCCTTTTTCCTCCATCCCCGGAGCGCGCCATGACGCTTGA
- a CDS encoding (2Fe-2S)-binding protein gives MTSLPITLTINGHRHELEVDPRVTLLDLLRERLDLTGTKKGCDRGQCGACTVLVDGKRINSCLALAVSHDGADVLTIEGVANGEELHPVQAAFIAHDGFQCGFCTPGQIMSTLGLIAEGQAGEDPERIREGLSGNICRCAAYGGIVEAVLEAQEQLARTNRRTAA, from the coding sequence ATGACCAGCCTTCCCATCACGCTCACCATCAACGGACACCGACACGAACTGGAGGTCGACCCACGCGTAACGCTGCTCGACCTGTTGCGCGAACGGCTTGACCTCACCGGCACCAAGAAGGGTTGCGACCGCGGCCAGTGCGGCGCATGCACGGTGCTTGTCGACGGCAAGCGCATAAACTCCTGCCTGGCGCTGGCGGTCAGCCATGACGGCGCCGACGTCTTGACGATCGAAGGCGTCGCGAACGGTGAAGAACTGCATCCGGTGCAGGCTGCCTTCATCGCCCATGACGGCTTCCAGTGCGGGTTCTGCACGCCTGGCCAGATCATGAGCACGCTCGGCCTGATCGCCGAAGGACAGGCAGGCGAGGATCCCGAGCGCATCCGCGAGGGGCTGAGCGGCAACATATGCCGCTGCGCGGCGTATGGCGGCATCGTGGAGGCCGTCCTGGAAGCCCAGGAGCAACTTGCCAGAACCAACCGGAGGACCGCGGCATGA
- a CDS encoding TetR/AcrR family transcriptional regulator — protein MAVEPSALAETKTAAEAKPLRADAQRNRDRLVETAAALFAERGIDASLEEIARRAGVGIGTLYRHFPTREHLVEVVYRREAEALCAAAGELAARYPSDVALEEWMRRFVDYIATKRGLATSLRILFTTNSTLFSDTSGRISQALRQLVEAAVADGTIRGDVDASDVLHALGGIYSAPDTPEWRDRSWRLVKLLMDGLRFGAGKSAKA, from the coding sequence TTGGCCGTCGAGCCGTCAGCACTCGCCGAAACGAAGACCGCCGCGGAGGCCAAGCCGCTGCGCGCGGATGCCCAGCGAAACCGCGACCGGCTGGTCGAGACGGCGGCGGCGCTGTTTGCCGAGCGCGGCATCGATGCCTCGCTGGAGGAGATCGCACGCCGCGCCGGGGTCGGCATCGGCACGCTCTACCGGCATTTCCCAACGCGCGAACACCTGGTCGAGGTGGTCTACCGTCGTGAAGCGGAGGCGCTTTGTGCCGCTGCCGGGGAGCTTGCGGCAAGATATCCGTCCGATGTCGCGCTGGAAGAATGGATGCGGCGCTTCGTCGACTACATCGCGACCAAGCGCGGCCTGGCGACCAGCCTGCGCATCCTCTTCACCACCAATTCAACATTGTTTTCCGACACGTCGGGGCGGATATCGCAGGCCTTGCGGCAACTGGTCGAGGCGGCGGTGGCCGACGGCACTATCCGCGGCGACGTCGATGCCTCCGACGTCCTGCACGCGCTGGGTGGCATCTATTCCGCACCCGATACACCGGAGTGGCGCGACCGCTCCTGGCGGCTGGTCAAACTGCTGATGGACGGCTTGCGGTTCGGGGCGGGGAAATCCGCCAAAGCCTGA
- a CDS encoding DeoR/GlpR family DNA-binding transcription regulator, whose product MTARKAQRTARLIHLLSERRVIHLSEAATLLGVSEMTVRRDIANNQGQIAYLGGHILAAAEIEADIPYELATAADSHAAAKREACLHAVRKIRPDETIFIDCGTTLIHLIDLIPDNYQITAICYAMNIAERLSRKPNVTIIMLGGVYHPASASFSGTHDFDILKSVGINAAFLSAAGVDAKRGATCEHFHEAVVKQKVMSLARENYLVIDSSKIGKLKRAFFSAMDGFDAIVTEHGEVGPDSFQPQPDSI is encoded by the coding sequence ATGACTGCTCGCAAAGCGCAAAGGACGGCCCGGCTGATCCACCTTTTGTCGGAACGGCGGGTCATCCATCTGAGCGAAGCGGCAACGCTCCTCGGCGTCTCCGAAATGACAGTGCGGCGCGACATCGCCAACAACCAGGGGCAGATCGCCTATCTCGGCGGGCACATATTGGCCGCGGCCGAGATCGAGGCCGATATTCCCTACGAACTGGCGACCGCGGCCGACAGCCATGCGGCGGCGAAGCGCGAAGCCTGCCTGCACGCGGTGCGCAAGATACGGCCCGACGAGACGATCTTCATCGACTGCGGCACGACGCTGATCCACCTGATCGACCTCATTCCCGACAATTATCAAATAACGGCAATATGTTACGCGATGAATATCGCGGAGCGCCTGAGCCGCAAGCCCAATGTGACGATCATCATGCTGGGCGGTGTTTATCACCCCGCGTCGGCATCTTTCTCGGGCACGCATGATTTCGACATTTTGAAGAGCGTCGGTATCAACGCAGCCTTCCTGTCGGCCGCCGGCGTCGATGCCAAGCGCGGCGCCACTTGCGAGCATTTCCACGAGGCGGTGGTGAAGCAGAAGGTGATGAGCCTTGCGCGCGAGAACTATCTCGTCATCGACTCGAGCAAGATCGGCAAGCTCAAGCGCGCCTTCTTCTCAGCCATGGACGGCTTCGACGCCATAGTCACCGAGCATGGCGAAGTCGGACCGGATTCATTTCAGCCACAGCCTGACTCCATTTGA